In the genome of Hymenobacter cellulosivorans, one region contains:
- the gyrA gene encoding DNA gyrase subunit A, producing the protein MAEGEKIIPINIEDEMRGAYIDYSMSVIISRALPDVRDGLKPVHRRVLYGMSELGVSYNKAYKKSARIVGEVLGKYHPHGDSSVYDTMVRMAQDWSLRYPLVDGQGNFGSIDGDSPAAMRYTEARLKRLADEMLGDLDKDTVDFQPNFDDSLEEPSVMPSKFPNLLVNGTTGIAVGMATNMPPHNLTETVSGIIAYLDNPEITIAELMEHVTAPDFPTGGTIYGYEGVKQAFETGRGRIVMRAKAHYETLPSGKEQIVITEIPYMVNKASMIEKTAALINEKKIEGISDLRDESDRDGMRIVYDLKRDAMPNVVLNQLYRYTQLQSSFGVNNVCLVKGRPMTLNLKELIHYFVEHRADVVVRRTRYELAEAQKRAHILEGLLIALDHLDEVIALIRASRDGDVARAQLIERFALSEIQARAILDMRLQRLTGLERDKIVAEYEELMRLIDHLKAVLASDVLQRQIIKDELIDIRERYGDKRRTMIEYAGGDFSMEDMIADESMVITISREGYIKRTALDEYRTQGRGGVGARGAASKQDDFTEHLFVATTHEYLLFFTELGRVFWLKVYEVPEGGKNAKGRPIQNLIEIPREDSVRSVLNVRGLRDADYLENTFLMFCTEQGTVKKTPLEAYSRPRTAGINAITINDGDRLLDVQLLTPNAEVVLASRSGRAVRFNESDVRSMGRSAAGVRGIRLEEEDGNRVVGMVCVADPSQELLVISENGYGKRSQLEEYRVTKRGGKGVRAMKLTDKTGLLVAIKDVQDSDDMMIINKSGITIRLRMSDLRTIGRATQGVRLLKISAGDEISSVAKVASDDKETEALDGDAAENGTPDGAGEVALGTTLATDETAALTEPDTLSAD; encoded by the coding sequence ATGGCGGAAGGCGAAAAGATCATTCCGATTAACATTGAAGACGAGATGCGTGGCGCCTACATCGATTACTCGATGTCGGTCATCATCTCCCGGGCTCTGCCCGACGTGCGCGACGGCCTGAAGCCCGTGCACCGCCGCGTGCTCTACGGTATGTCGGAGCTGGGCGTATCCTACAACAAAGCCTATAAAAAGAGTGCCCGTATCGTGGGCGAAGTGCTGGGTAAGTACCACCCGCACGGCGACTCCTCGGTTTACGACACGATGGTGCGCATGGCCCAGGACTGGAGCCTGCGCTACCCGCTGGTTGACGGCCAGGGCAACTTCGGCTCCATCGACGGCGACTCGCCGGCGGCCATGCGTTATACCGAAGCCCGGCTCAAGCGCCTGGCCGACGAAATGCTGGGCGACCTGGACAAGGACACCGTGGATTTCCAGCCCAACTTCGACGACTCGCTGGAAGAGCCCAGCGTGATGCCCTCGAAGTTTCCCAACCTGCTGGTCAACGGCACGACGGGTATTGCCGTGGGTATGGCCACCAACATGCCGCCCCACAACCTGACCGAAACCGTCAGCGGCATCATTGCCTACCTCGATAACCCCGAGATTACCATCGCCGAGCTGATGGAGCACGTTACCGCTCCCGACTTCCCGACGGGTGGTACCATCTACGGCTACGAGGGTGTAAAGCAGGCCTTCGAAACCGGCCGGGGCCGTATTGTGATGCGCGCCAAAGCCCATTACGAAACCCTGCCCAGCGGCAAGGAGCAGATCGTCATCACCGAAATTCCCTACATGGTGAATAAGGCATCGATGATCGAGAAAACGGCCGCGCTGATCAACGAGAAGAAGATCGAAGGCATTTCGGACCTGCGTGACGAGTCCGACCGCGACGGTATGCGCATCGTCTACGATCTGAAGCGCGACGCCATGCCCAACGTGGTGCTCAACCAGCTCTACCGCTACACCCAGCTCCAATCCTCGTTCGGCGTCAACAACGTGTGCCTGGTCAAAGGCCGCCCGATGACGCTCAATCTCAAGGAGCTGATTCACTACTTCGTTGAGCACCGCGCCGACGTGGTCGTGCGCCGGACCCGCTACGAGTTGGCCGAAGCCCAGAAGCGCGCCCACATCCTGGAAGGCCTGCTCATTGCCCTCGACCACCTCGACGAGGTTATTGCCCTGATCCGTGCTTCCCGCGACGGCGACGTGGCCCGGGCCCAGCTTATCGAGCGTTTCGCGTTGAGCGAGATTCAGGCCCGCGCTATTCTGGATATGCGTCTGCAGCGCCTCACCGGCCTGGAGCGCGACAAGATCGTAGCCGAATACGAGGAGCTGATGCGCCTGATTGACCACCTGAAAGCTGTATTGGCTTCGGATGTGCTCCAGCGCCAGATCATCAAGGACGAGCTGATCGATATTCGGGAGCGTTACGGCGACAAGCGCCGCACGATGATCGAATACGCCGGCGGCGACTTCTCGATGGAAGACATGATTGCCGACGAGAGCATGGTGATTACCATCTCCCGCGAAGGCTACATCAAGCGTACCGCTCTCGACGAATACCGTACCCAGGGCCGGGGTGGCGTGGGTGCCCGGGGCGCGGCTTCTAAGCAGGACGACTTCACCGAGCACCTCTTTGTGGCCACCACCCACGAATACCTACTGTTCTTCACCGAGCTGGGCCGCGTGTTCTGGCTCAAGGTATACGAAGTGCCAGAAGGAGGGAAGAACGCCAAAGGCCGGCCGATTCAGAACCTTATCGAGATTCCCCGCGAAGACTCGGTGCGCTCGGTCCTGAACGTACGCGGTCTGCGCGACGCCGATTATCTGGAAAATACCTTCCTGATGTTCTGCACCGAGCAGGGTACGGTGAAGAAAACGCCGCTGGAAGCCTATTCCCGCCCGCGTACCGCTGGTATCAACGCCATTACCATCAACGATGGCGACCGGTTGCTCGACGTGCAGCTGCTCACCCCGAATGCCGAAGTGGTGCTGGCCTCGCGGAGCGGCCGCGCGGTTCGCTTCAACGAAAGTGATGTCCGCTCCATGGGTCGTTCTGCGGCCGGGGTGCGGGGTATTCGACTCGAGGAAGAAGACGGCAACCGTGTGGTAGGCATGGTCTGCGTGGCCGATCCTTCGCAGGAGTTGCTGGTAATCAGCGAGAATGGCTATGGCAAGCGTAGTCAGCTGGAGGAGTACCGCGTGACCAAGCGCGGGGGCAAAGGTGTACGGGCCATGAAGCTGACCGACAAAACCGGTTTGCTGGTCGCCATCAAAGACGTGCAGGATTCCGATGACATGATGATTATCAACAAGTCGGGCATCACCATTCGTTTGCGGATGAGCGACTTGCGGACCATTGGTCGGGCTACGCAGGGCGTGCGACTGCTGAAAATCAGTGCCGGCGACGAAATTTCCTCGGTAGCCAAAGTGGCTTCCGACGATAAGGAAACTGAGGCGTTGGATGGTGACGCAGCTGAAAACGGCACGCCGGATGGGGCAGGGGAAGTAGCCCTGGGTACCACCCTGGCTACCGATGAAACGGCAGCACTAACCGAGCCGGATACGCTGAGCGCAGATTAA
- a CDS encoding HD domain-containing protein, whose amino-acid sequence MSITPLPTEQIIAQTADFVRDKFLGEGSGHDWEHIRRVWHTSRALAATVPAADQLVTELAALLHDVADWKFHAGDEEAGPRAARAWLSGLQVEEAVIQRVETIIREISFKGLGVPTPMSTPEGEVVQDADRLDAIGAIGVARAFAYGGHKGRPLHDPAVAPIVHESFESYKKNTAPTLNHFYEKLLHLRERLHTPAARRIAQERHQFLETFLTQFLREWEGQDLPALHTPA is encoded by the coding sequence ATGTCAATAACCCCGCTACCTACCGAGCAGATCATTGCTCAAACCGCTGACTTCGTGCGCGACAAATTTCTGGGCGAAGGCTCGGGCCACGACTGGGAGCACATCCGCCGGGTGTGGCACACCAGCCGGGCTCTGGCCGCCACCGTGCCCGCCGCCGACCAGCTCGTAACCGAACTGGCCGCCCTGCTGCACGACGTGGCCGACTGGAAATTCCACGCCGGCGACGAAGAAGCGGGTCCCCGCGCCGCCCGGGCCTGGCTTAGTGGCCTGCAGGTCGAGGAAGCCGTCATTCAGCGCGTCGAGACCATTATCCGCGAGATTTCCTTCAAGGGCCTGGGCGTGCCTACGCCCATGAGCACGCCGGAAGGGGAGGTGGTGCAGGATGCCGACCGCCTCGACGCCATCGGCGCCATCGGGGTGGCCCGGGCCTTTGCCTACGGCGGCCACAAGGGGCGCCCCCTGCACGATCCGGCCGTAGCGCCCATCGTGCACGAGTCTTTCGAGAGCTATAAGAAGAACACGGCGCCTACTCTAAACCATTTCTACGAGAAGCTGCTCCACCTGCGCGAGCGGCTGCACACGCCGGCTGCCCGCCGCATTGCCCAGGAACGCCACCAGTTCCTGGAAACCTTCCTGACGCAATTCCTGCGCGAATGGGAAGGCCAGGACCTGCCCGCGTTGCACACCCCCGCCTAA
- a CDS encoding cupin domain-containing protein encodes MSDLVCLPISLATAEHYRWGEGCDGWHLVKTPVLSIIQERMPSGAQEVRHYHERAYQFFFVLAGEATLEINGVAHRLQAQQGLAVPPRAVHQLRNESGQELHFTVTSQPPSHGDRILV; translated from the coding sequence ATGTCCGATCTTGTTTGCTTACCCATCAGTCTGGCCACTGCCGAGCACTACCGCTGGGGAGAAGGCTGCGACGGCTGGCACCTGGTCAAAACGCCCGTCCTGAGCATAATTCAGGAGCGCATGCCCTCTGGAGCCCAGGAAGTACGGCACTACCACGAGCGGGCCTACCAGTTCTTTTTCGTACTGGCCGGCGAGGCTACGCTGGAAATAAACGGCGTAGCGCATCGGCTGCAGGCCCAGCAGGGCTTGGCCGTGCCGCCACGGGCGGTGCACCAACTGCGCAATGAGTCGGGCCAGGAGCTGCACTTTACCGTCACGTCTCAGCCGCCCAGCCACGGCGACCGAATTTTAGTCTAA
- the parS gene encoding type II RES/Xre toxin-antitoxin system antitoxin: MRKTPVATMVDLMGGGAVIPQLVHNELDLLAVALKGLSVQALRALQQRLGFSNKEISVVLGVSESTLARREQANRALTLDEAEKTIQLSAVLAKGLDVFEDQDDFHHWLDTQNPALGGVRPKELLSSAIGREQVREILGRIEYGIYS; this comes from the coding sequence ATGCGTAAAACTCCGGTAGCCACCATGGTTGATCTGATGGGCGGTGGAGCCGTCATTCCGCAACTGGTGCACAACGAGCTGGATTTGCTGGCCGTGGCCCTGAAGGGCTTGTCGGTGCAGGCCTTGCGGGCGCTGCAACAGCGACTGGGCTTTTCCAACAAGGAAATCAGCGTGGTGCTGGGCGTGTCGGAAAGCACCCTGGCCCGACGGGAGCAGGCCAACCGCGCCCTGACCCTAGACGAAGCCGAGAAGACTATTCAACTCTCGGCCGTGCTGGCCAAAGGCCTCGACGTATTTGAGGACCAGGACGACTTTCACCACTGGCTCGACACCCAGAACCCGGCTCTAGGCGGCGTGCGGCCCAAGGAACTGCTGTCGTCGGCCATCGGGCGGGAACAGGTGCGCGAAATTCTAGGCCGGATTGAGTACGGTATTTATTCTTAG
- a CDS encoding RES family NAD+ phosphorylase — protein MRLYRLGKFPYIQDTTGQGGLYYSGRWHEKGVQILYTSEHLSLAKLEVLANSPSLPRNYFALTLEVPEATPFKKVAVDQLPANWQEMPYPLELAQLTRAWMEEGTFWIMRVPSAHAPTEWNYLLNPLHPDHQQLRVVALEPHPFDARLKPELGAK, from the coding sequence ATGCGCCTGTACCGGCTGGGGAAGTTTCCCTATATTCAAGACACGACCGGCCAGGGCGGCCTATATTACTCGGGGCGCTGGCACGAAAAGGGCGTCCAGATTCTGTACACCTCCGAGCATCTGTCGTTGGCCAAGCTGGAAGTTTTGGCCAATTCGCCCTCGTTGCCGCGCAATTACTTTGCCCTGACTCTGGAAGTGCCCGAGGCAACGCCCTTTAAGAAAGTGGCCGTGGACCAGCTGCCAGCCAACTGGCAGGAAATGCCCTACCCGCTGGAATTGGCGCAACTGACCCGGGCCTGGATGGAAGAAGGCACGTTCTGGATCATGCGCGTGCCCTCGGCTCACGCGCCCACCGAGTGGAACTACCTGCTCAACCCGCTCCACCCCGACCACCAGCAGCTGCGCGTGGTGGCCCTGGAGCCCCACCCCTTCGACGCCCGGCTTAAGCCTGAACTCGGCGCCAAATAA
- a CDS encoding RNA 2'-phosphotransferase: protein MDKAQLTHLSKFLSLHLRHQPQELGLTLAEGGWVSVEELLAGCARRGRPITRAELADVVADNDKQRFAFDATGTRIRAQQGHSVTVDLQLPPALPPALLFHGTVAAALPAIRQEGLQKRQRHHVHLSPDEATARRVGQRRGQPLILAIDAAAMQQAGFVFYESGNGVWLTDQVPPQYLREL, encoded by the coding sequence ATGGATAAGGCCCAGCTTACTCACCTCAGCAAATTCCTCAGCCTGCACCTGCGTCACCAGCCCCAGGAGCTGGGCCTCACGCTGGCCGAAGGCGGTTGGGTGAGCGTCGAGGAGCTGCTAGCCGGCTGTGCCCGCCGTGGCCGGCCCATCACCCGGGCCGAGTTGGCGGACGTAGTGGCCGATAACGACAAGCAGCGCTTCGCCTTCGACGCCACGGGTACGCGGATCCGGGCCCAGCAGGGGCACAGCGTCACGGTTGATTTGCAGCTGCCGCCGGCCTTGCCGCCCGCTCTGCTTTTCCACGGCACGGTGGCCGCGGCCCTGCCTGCCATTCGCCAGGAAGGCTTGCAAAAGCGCCAGCGTCACCACGTACACCTCTCGCCCGATGAGGCCACGGCCCGCCGGGTGGGGCAGCGCCGGGGGCAGCCCCTTATTCTGGCCATCGATGCGGCCGCCATGCAGCAGGCTGGGTTCGTGTTCTACGAGTCCGGCAACGGCGTCTGGCTCACGGATCAGGTGCCGCCACAGTACCTGCGGGAGCTGTAA
- a CDS encoding sensor histidine kinase, protein MTLKNRIRLSVLTMLLLLLIVGVYSYSVLHGLDHRAQHVRRANLHSVELGRQMLWALSGLTQQPARPTALSELRRALTREGANITEPGEAELVDSLTQNLADYQRLLDHQASLGAQQAELLQLQAQTNRLLTMNLQASGRQGEDAARLVRAAKTTLLLILVLSTVLGASLVLRLPRIVVRPLRRLSADIELATDPSTGVRLPITQQDEVGNVAQAFNRVLGQMQDLRTASRAELLTQRNRMESIVQGLDEGLLLIDQNRRIILVNPVASELLGQPAEALIGQLATDVAQHNEFLQKLLTAEANLPQRDTPEPPEYTVTRHGQEAYYRLSVNPILSYNELTAQTEFVGHILSLRNVSDFKKLDQVKSNFLATVSHELKTPLASINLSLKLLQDERTDTAERQRIAGGIRLETQRLLRMVGELIDVSRLDAGVGIKLNPEPVALALVMDYADDTIMAQLEDKQLELRYELPNDLPAVRADLEKTTWVVINLMANAIRYSPPGEQICISAEQRGDVVQVSVRDCGPGIPAEYHERIFQRFAHIPNKNGVKGGSGLGLSISQEFITSQGGQLWVESQPGSGSIFHFTLPVMS, encoded by the coding sequence ATGACCTTAAAAAACCGTATCCGGCTGAGCGTACTCACCATGCTGCTGCTGCTGCTGATTGTGGGCGTCTACAGCTACAGCGTGCTGCACGGTCTGGACCACCGGGCCCAGCACGTGCGCCGGGCCAATCTGCACTCGGTGGAGCTCGGCCGGCAAATGCTCTGGGCCCTGAGTGGCTTGACCCAGCAGCCGGCCCGCCCCACAGCCCTCTCCGAGCTTCGCCGGGCCCTGACCCGCGAAGGCGCTAACATCACCGAGCCCGGCGAGGCCGAGTTGGTCGACAGCCTGACCCAGAACCTGGCCGACTACCAAAGGCTGCTCGACCACCAGGCGTCGCTCGGGGCCCAGCAGGCCGAACTGCTCCAACTCCAGGCCCAAACCAACCGCCTGCTGACGATGAACCTCCAGGCCTCGGGCCGGCAGGGCGAGGACGCGGCCCGGCTGGTGCGGGCCGCCAAAACCACACTCTTGCTGATTCTGGTGCTGAGCACGGTGCTGGGCGCCAGCCTGGTGCTGCGCCTGCCGCGTATTGTGGTGCGCCCCTTGCGCCGCCTCAGCGCCGATATTGAGCTGGCCACCGACCCCAGCACCGGCGTCCGCCTGCCCATTACCCAACAGGATGAAGTCGGCAACGTGGCCCAGGCCTTCAACCGGGTGCTGGGCCAGATGCAGGACCTGCGCACGGCCAGCCGGGCCGAGCTGCTGACCCAGCGCAACCGTATGGAAAGCATCGTGCAGGGCCTCGACGAAGGCCTGTTACTCATTGACCAGAACCGCCGCATCATCCTGGTGAACCCCGTGGCCAGTGAGCTGCTGGGCCAGCCGGCCGAGGCCCTCATTGGCCAGCTGGCCACCGACGTGGCCCAGCACAACGAGTTTTTGCAGAAGCTGCTCACGGCCGAAGCCAACCTGCCCCAGCGCGACACCCCCGAGCCGCCCGAGTACACCGTTACCCGCCACGGCCAGGAAGCCTACTACCGCTTGTCGGTCAACCCCATTCTGTCCTACAACGAGCTGACGGCCCAAACCGAGTTCGTGGGCCACATCCTGTCCTTGCGCAACGTGTCGGACTTTAAGAAGCTGGATCAGGTCAAGTCTAACTTCCTGGCTACCGTTTCGCACGAGCTCAAAACCCCGCTGGCCAGCATCAACCTGAGTTTGAAGCTGCTCCAGGACGAGCGCACCGACACGGCCGAGCGCCAGCGCATTGCTGGCGGCATCCGCCTCGAAACCCAGCGCCTGCTGCGCATGGTGGGCGAGCTGATTGACGTGTCCCGGCTCGACGCGGGCGTGGGCATCAAGCTCAACCCCGAGCCCGTGGCCCTGGCCTTGGTCATGGATTATGCCGACGACACCATCATGGCCCAGCTCGAAGACAAGCAGCTCGAACTCCGCTACGAACTGCCCAACGACCTGCCTGCCGTGCGCGCCGACCTGGAAAAAACTACCTGGGTCGTTATCAACCTCATGGCCAACGCCATCCGCTATTCGCCGCCGGGTGAGCAAATCTGCATCAGCGCCGAGCAGCGCGGTGACGTGGTCCAGGTGAGCGTGCGTGACTGCGGCCCCGGTATTCCGGCCGAGTACCACGAGCGAATTTTCCAGCGCTTCGCCCACATTCCCAACAAAAACGGCGTGAAAGGCGGCTCGGGCCTGGGCCTGAGCATCTCCCAGGAGTTTATTACCTCCCAGGGCGGACAGCTCTGGGTCGAAAGCCAGCCCGGCAGCGGCAGTATATTCCATTTCACCTTGCCGGTGATGAGTTGA
- a CDS encoding porin: protein MKFASFFVAALLLSATGRAQTLAAADSVEAVETPTLLPAGLRVYGFADAYYGYDFTGKSPQRPGFLYSHNRANEFALNNAVLGVRYEETRVRGAVALHTGTYVEANYANEPTVLRNIYEAYAGFRPTAKSWLDLGIFSSHIGFESALSKDNWTLTRSLMAENSPYYETGARFTYEFSSKLTATVLVLNGWQQIRDVNRAKSLGTQLQWKPTDKLLLNSSTYYGNDQLPGTSRRRRFFHDFYVTYNASEKLSVAGVFDIGTQQTEEKPKDDNWVAAALLARYKFSPSWAVAGRLEGYSARDGVIIQTIRPTPANSNTQLKGASLNLDYAPTSHLTARLEGRVLHSSLELFDNGGRLPGHTYGNVTSSIALSF from the coding sequence ATGAAATTCGCCTCCTTTTTTGTTGCCGCTCTGTTGCTATCCGCTACCGGGCGGGCCCAGACCCTGGCTGCCGCTGACTCCGTCGAGGCGGTAGAAACCCCCACGCTGCTGCCCGCGGGCCTGCGCGTGTACGGCTTTGCCGATGCCTATTATGGCTACGATTTTACCGGTAAATCCCCGCAGCGGCCCGGGTTTTTGTATTCGCACAACCGGGCTAATGAATTTGCCCTGAACAACGCCGTGCTGGGGGTGCGCTACGAGGAGACCCGGGTGCGCGGGGCCGTGGCCCTGCACACGGGCACGTACGTAGAGGCCAATTACGCCAACGAGCCTACGGTGCTGCGCAACATTTACGAAGCCTACGCCGGCTTCCGGCCCACGGCCAAGTCTTGGCTGGATTTGGGTATCTTCAGCTCCCATATTGGCTTTGAGTCGGCCCTGAGCAAGGACAACTGGACGCTGACCCGCTCCTTGATGGCCGAAAACTCGCCGTACTACGAAACCGGGGCCCGCTTTACCTATGAATTTAGCTCCAAGCTCACGGCCACGGTGCTGGTTCTCAATGGCTGGCAGCAAATTCGGGACGTAAACCGGGCCAAAAGCCTGGGTACCCAGCTCCAGTGGAAGCCCACCGACAAGCTCCTGCTCAACTCTAGCACCTACTATGGCAACGACCAGCTGCCGGGTACCAGTCGGCGCCGCCGCTTTTTTCACGATTTTTATGTGACCTACAACGCCTCGGAAAAGCTCTCGGTAGCCGGCGTGTTCGATATTGGGACCCAGCAAACCGAGGAAAAGCCGAAGGACGACAATTGGGTTGCCGCAGCCCTGCTGGCACGCTACAAGTTCAGCCCGTCCTGGGCCGTTGCCGGCCGCTTGGAAGGCTATTCCGCCCGCGATGGGGTTATTATTCAAACAATCCGGCCCACACCAGCCAACTCGAACACCCAACTGAAAGGAGCTTCTTTGAACCTGGATTATGCGCCAACTTCCCACCTCACGGCCCGCCTCGAAGGGCGGGTGTTGCACAGCAGCCTGGAGTTGTTCGACAACGGCGGCCGTCTGCCGGGCCACACCTACGGCAACGTGACGAGTAGTATTGCCCTGAGCTTTTAA
- a CDS encoding sigma-54-dependent transcriptional regulator, producing MPTGTLLIIDDETRLRQLLSRVLELEGYTVLQAADARRGLETLQLHADEILVVLSDVKLPDAHGVELIPKLRARCPEAEIVLMTAFGTIADGVQAMKQGAFDYLTKGDSDDQLLVIVERAADKARLQRRVAELERKVGAQHSFETMIGESAALRAAQNLARQVAVTDSTVLLEGPTGAGKELFAQAIHQASLRRLKPFVAVNCSAFPKDLLESELFGYKKGAFTGALTDKKGLLEEANGGTLFLDEIGELELNVQAKFLRVLETQTFTKLGATTPTAVQVRIVAATNRNLKLEAQESRFRPDLYYRLSVFTIDVPPLKARVADVPVLAQYFLQYFAARLKKRLPGLDAECLRLLQAYDWPGNVRELKNVLERAAILTPDNELVAAGLLPTEFYTLPDALRATDDPHDRSLRAVEARHIREVLAEVEGNKTEAARQLGIGLTTLYRKLQEYGLTA from the coding sequence ATGCCCACCGGTACTCTGCTCATTATCGACGACGAAACCCGCCTGCGCCAGCTCCTGAGCCGGGTCCTGGAGTTGGAAGGCTACACGGTGTTGCAGGCCGCCGATGCCCGGCGCGGTCTGGAAACATTACAGCTGCACGCCGATGAAATCCTGGTCGTGCTCTCCGACGTGAAGCTGCCCGATGCCCACGGCGTAGAGCTGATTCCGAAGCTGCGGGCCCGCTGCCCCGAGGCCGAAATCGTGCTCATGACGGCCTTCGGTACCATTGCCGACGGGGTGCAGGCCATGAAACAAGGCGCCTTCGACTACCTGACCAAGGGCGACTCCGACGACCAACTGCTCGTCATCGTGGAGCGGGCCGCCGACAAGGCCCGGCTGCAGCGCCGGGTGGCCGAGCTGGAACGCAAAGTCGGGGCCCAGCACAGCTTCGAGACCATGATAGGGGAGTCGGCGGCGCTGCGGGCTGCCCAAAACCTGGCCCGGCAGGTGGCCGTGACGGACAGCACCGTGCTGCTGGAAGGGCCCACGGGCGCAGGCAAGGAGCTCTTCGCCCAGGCCATTCACCAAGCCAGCCTGCGCCGGCTCAAGCCGTTTGTGGCCGTCAACTGCTCAGCCTTTCCCAAGGATTTGCTGGAGAGTGAGCTGTTTGGCTACAAGAAAGGCGCCTTCACCGGGGCCCTGACCGACAAGAAGGGCCTGCTGGAAGAAGCCAACGGCGGGACGCTGTTTCTGGACGAAATCGGGGAGCTGGAGCTCAATGTGCAGGCCAAGTTTCTGCGGGTGCTCGAAACCCAAACCTTTACCAAGCTCGGGGCCACCACGCCCACGGCCGTGCAGGTGCGCATCGTGGCCGCCACCAACCGCAACCTCAAGCTTGAAGCCCAGGAAAGCCGCTTCCGGCCCGATCTGTACTACCGCCTCTCGGTTTTTACCATCGACGTGCCCCCGCTCAAAGCCCGGGTGGCCGATGTGCCGGTGCTGGCCCAGTACTTTCTACAGTACTTTGCCGCCCGCCTCAAAAAGCGCCTACCGGGACTCGATGCCGAGTGTTTGCGCCTGCTGCAGGCTTACGACTGGCCCGGCAACGTGCGGGAGCTCAAAAACGTGCTGGAGCGGGCCGCCATCCTCACCCCTGACAATGAGCTGGTAGCGGCCGGCCTGCTGCCCACCGAGTTCTACACCCTGCCCGACGCCCTGCGCGCCACTGACGACCCCCACGACCGGAGTTTGCGCGCCGTAGAAGCCCGCCACATTCGGGAAGTGCTGGCCGAGGTGGAAGGCAACAAAACCGAGGCCGCCCGCCAGCTCGGCATCGGCCTGACCACGCTCTACCGCAAGCTGCAAGAGTACGGCCTTACGGCCTGA
- a CDS encoding PH domain-containing protein, with amino-acid sequence MKGSVPGRVYKSGISRGLVLFLTVVLGGVALLMAYEQIWPGLGLVLAAAGFIAHVLVTTRYTIAGDSLRIESGVLYTATLAIGSIRRIAETNSVFSSPAASFDRLEIAYGRYDTVLISPREKADFIAHLQALNPAIEVVYNAK; translated from the coding sequence ATGAAAGGCTCGGTTCCGGGGCGCGTCTACAAATCAGGTATCAGCCGGGGGCTGGTGCTGTTTTTAACGGTCGTGCTGGGCGGCGTGGCCCTGCTGATGGCCTATGAGCAGATATGGCCCGGGCTGGGCTTGGTTCTGGCCGCGGCGGGGTTTATTGCCCACGTGCTGGTTACCACCCGCTACACCATTGCCGGCGACTCGCTGCGCATCGAAAGCGGGGTGCTGTATACGGCCACGCTGGCCATCGGCTCCATCCGCCGAATCGCCGAAACCAACAGCGTCTTTTCCTCCCCGGCGGCTTCCTTCGACCGGCTCGAAATTGCCTACGGGCGCTACGACACCGTGCTGATTTCGCCCCGCGAAAAGGCCGACTTCATTGCCCACCTGCAGGCCCTGAACCCGGCTATTGAAGTAGTGTACAACGCAAAATAG
- a CDS encoding ATP-binding cassette domain-containing protein → MTPYFHKEPVLTLEGVSMRYNGELVLRDISAQVLNVVRPNMTQGQVVGFYGRSGIGKSVLCRIIAGLTHPATGAVRVGEEQHPVQAGDVGLVQQRYPLFNHRTLADNLLLAAARKHEPEAARREVQAYLERFRLDLHGKKFPAQLSGGQRQRAAIAQQLLCSDHLILLDEPFSGLDVAMIDEVKKIILEVTTMDELNTVVIVSHDIATTTALSDTLWLMGYERDASGQLLPGATISKDHQYDLAGMGLAWHPNVEAEPEFNRFVEHLKGEIRR, encoded by the coding sequence ATGACTCCTTACTTTCATAAAGAACCGGTACTGACCCTGGAGGGCGTATCGATGCGCTATAACGGCGAGCTGGTGCTGCGCGACATCAGCGCCCAGGTGCTGAACGTGGTACGGCCCAATATGACCCAGGGGCAGGTTGTGGGCTTCTACGGCCGCTCGGGCATCGGCAAGTCGGTGCTCTGCCGCATCATTGCCGGCCTCACCCACCCGGCCACGGGCGCGGTGCGGGTCGGGGAGGAGCAGCACCCGGTGCAGGCCGGCGACGTGGGTTTGGTGCAGCAGCGCTACCCGTTGTTCAACCACCGTACCCTGGCCGACAACCTGCTGCTGGCCGCCGCCCGCAAGCACGAGCCCGAAGCCGCCCGGCGCGAAGTGCAGGCCTACCTGGAGCGGTTCCGGCTGGACTTGCACGGCAAGAAGTTTCCGGCTCAGCTCTCGGGCGGGCAGCGCCAGCGGGCCGCCATTGCCCAGCAGCTTCTGTGCTCCGACCACCTGATCCTGCTCGACGAGCCCTTCTCCGGCCTCGACGTAGCCATGATTGACGAAGTGAAGAAAATTATCCTGGAAGTCACCACGATGGACGAACTCAATACGGTCGTCATCGTTTCCCACGATATTGCTACTACCACGGCCTTGTCGGACACGCTCTGGCTGATGGGCTACGAGCGGGATGCCAGCGGCCAGCTGCTACCCGGCGCCACCATCAGCAAAGACCACCAGTACGATTTGGCCGGCATGGGCCTGGCCTGGCACCCCAACGTGGAAGCCGAGCCCGAATTCAACCGCTTTGTAGAGCACTTGAAAGGCGAAATCCGGCGGTAA